A single Oryza brachyantha chromosome 8, ObraRS2, whole genome shotgun sequence DNA region contains:
- the LOC102703888 gene encoding EVI5-like protein — translation MDKKKGVDDTEPGPVPSRSVDKFGFIKPEQGSSPDGVSKSASIHERERESEERRIKKWRKMIGVGGSDWKHYVRRNPHVVKRRIRKGIPDCLRGLVWQLISGSRDLLLMNPGVYETLVIYETSASELEIIRDISRTFPSHIFFQQRHGQGQRSLYNVLKAYSVYDRDVGYVQGMGFLAGLLLLYMSEEDAFWLLVALLKGAVHAPMEGLYQAGLPLVQQYLYQFEKLVLEQMPKLGQHFIEEMINPSMYASQWFITVFSYSFPFHLTVRVWDVFLYEGIKVVFQVGLALLRFCHDELVKLPFEKLLHAFRNFPEEATDPDVLLPLAFTFKVSSRLEELEKEYQKRLEGSNASTSTKRSQTLKLKTMSRIGSRVFGNSTNTEK, via the exons ATGGATAAGAAGAAAGGTGTTGATGACACTGAGCCTGGGCCAGTACCTTCTCGGTCTGTGGACAAATTTGGTTTCATTAAGCCAGAACAGGGTAGCTCTCCTGATGGAGTTTCTAAGAGTGCATCCATACATGAACGTGAACGTGAAAG TGAGGAGAGGAGGATAAAGAAATGGAGGAAGATGATAGGTGTTGGTGGTAGTGACTGGAAACATTATGTTAGAAGAAACCCACATGTGGTCAAAAGAAGAATAAGGAAAGGAATTCCTGATTGCCTTAGAGGACTTGTTTGGCAGCTAATTTCAGGCAGCAGGGACCTTTTGCTAATGAACCCTGGGGTTTATGAG ACACTGGTCATATACGAGACATCGGCATCAGAATTGGAAATAATTCGTGACATATCACGCACGTTTCCATCACATATTTTCTTCCAACAGAGACATGGTCAAGGTCAAAGATCCCTGTATAATGTTTTAAAAGCATACTCTGTCTATGATAGGGATGTTGGATATGTACAG GGAATGGGATTTTTAGCTGGCCTTCTACTTCTTTATATGAGTGAAGAAGATGCATTTTGGTTATTAGTTGCTTTGCTGAAGGGAGCTGTTCATGCACCAATGGAGGGCTTGTATCAG GCTGGTTTGCCACTTGTGCAGCAATATCTGTATCAGTTTGAGAAATTAGTTCTTGAGCAAATGCCAAAGTTGGGGCAGCATTTTATTGAAGAAATGATAAATCCAAGCATGTATGCAAGTCAATGGTTTATCACAGTTTTCTCGTATTCCTTCCCATTTCATCTAACTGTTAGAGTTTGGGATGTCTTCCTGTATGAG GGTATTAAGGTTGTATTCCAAGTTGGATTGGCTCTGTTGAGATTTTGCCATGATGAACTG GTCAAATTGCCTTTCGAGAAACTTTTACATGCCTTCAGAAACTTCCCAGAGGAGGCAACTGATCCTGATGTATTATTACCACTGGCTTTCACATTCAAG GTGTCTAGCCGTCTTGAGGAGTTGGAGAAAGAGTATCAGAAAAGATTAGAGGGATCCAATGCAAGCACAAGTACTAAGCGGTCTCAGACTCTCAAATTAAAAACGATGAGCAGGATTGGTAGCCGTGTCTTCGGTAACTCTACTAATACGGAAAAATGA
- the LOC102718201 gene encoding 5'-adenylylsulfate reductase-like 4 yields MAGAAAAAAFLLLLPLPAAADRGVCPRPPAAAAVLHQAPASCPAAVAGGPVVVHHVGVVEGDDAVLQKAVTLVLQNREDFIAILFYASWCPFSKIFRTDFQKLSSLFPTIAHFSFEESRIKPRMLSRYGVRAFPTLFLVNSTMRVRYHGSRTMNSLGLFYKDVTGMNPVALDAISLERMEEVVNITEDDKKTEQEDALFIFARSPDRLLHQDTCLALASSFVLLRLLCFLLPKLNACVKQAWRLQFYELKRLFPSLS; encoded by the exons atggcgggggcggcggcggcggcggcgttcctcctcctcctccctctccccgccgccgcggaccgGGGGGTCTGCCCGAGGcctcccgccgcggcggccgtccTGCACCAGGCGCCCGCGTCCTGccccgcggcggtggcggggggTCCCGTGGTGGTGCACCACGTGGGCGTCGTGGAG GGGGATGATGCTGTTCTTCAAAAGGCAGTTACTCTTGTGCTTCAGAATAGGGAAGATTTTATTGCAATTCTTTTCTATGCTTCATGGTGTCCTTTCTCCAAGATCTTCAGAACAGATTTTCAAAAGCTATCATCCTTATTTCCAACTATCGCTCACTTTTCCTTTGAAGAATCTCGTATTAAACCTAG AATGTTGTCAAGATATGGAGTTCGTGCCTTTCCTACGCTTTTCCTTGTGAACTCTACAATGCGTGTGCGCTACCATGGATCTCGCACCATGAACTCTCTTGGTTTGTTTTATAAAGATGTTACAG GTATGAATCCTGTGGCGCTGGATGCAATATCCCTCGAGAGGATGGAAGAAGTGGTAAATATAACTGAGGATGACAAAAAGACTGAGCAGGAGGATGCTCTGTTCATTTTTGCACGATCACCAGACAGGTTGCTTCACCAGGATACATGTCTTGCATTGGCTAGCTCTTTTGTCCTCCTGAGGTTACTTTGTTTCCTTCTTCCCAAGCTCAATGCATGTGTGAAACAAGCATGGAGGCTGCAATTTTATGAACTAAAGAGGTTATTTCCTAGCTTATCTTGA
- the LOC102718481 gene encoding cell division control protein 48 homolog E-like produces MAMDYSTAILERKMMKAPNRLLVDDSEGGVAVDDSSVALSEVTMTELDIFQGDLVTLRGKRRREAVCYAHADESCPDGRVRLSRGVRGNIHVRLGDLVAVKRSPHVGNARRVLVRPFEDSVKGISGDLFQPYLRPYFKDAMRPVKKGDRFLVRGLMHAVEFRVEDTDPADECVIVARDTEVFYDSENPVKREDDELIDGPGYEDVGGVCKQLAQIREMVELPLRHPKLFTTLGVRPPKGILLYGPPGTGKTLLARAIAAESGAHFIVVNGPEIMAGVAGESEANLRKVFAEADEHAPSIIFLDEVDSIAPNREKAHGEVERRVVSQLLTLMDGLRSRGQVVVIGATNRPNSLDPALRRFGRFDRELDIGVPDEVGRLEILRIHTKNMPLADDVDLERVGKDTHGFVGSDIASLCSEAAMQCIREKLDLMDIEDDTISVEILNSLTVCMDHLRFAVEVTKPSALRETGIVEVPKVSWDDIGGLDEVKQELQETVQYPVEHPELFDMFGMSPSRGVLFYGPPGCGKTMMAKAIAKECRANFISIKGPELLTMWFGESESNIRNLFDKARQSAPCILFFDELDSIAVKRGNNVGDAGGTSDRVLNMILTEMDGINSKKTVFVIGATNRPDIIDPAMLRPGRLDQLIYIPLPDARSRLEIFRASLRNTPMSRHVDLPAMAESTDGFSGADIKEICQRACKLAVREVVEKSTVVGKALAMKGAELRVDHFKSAMKYARKSVSDIDLIRYEFFKRKFSGGVSLSEEEEEEAQAPVGELKAVMVEDADGSTDSSSSMDDEDMLYG; encoded by the exons ATGGCGATGGACTACTCGACGGCGATCCTGGAGCGGAAGATGATGAAGGCGCCGAACCGGCTGTTGGTCGACGACTCCGAGGGCGGGGTGGCCGTCGACGACTCGAGCGTGGCGCTGAGCGAGGTCACCATGACGGAGCTCGACATCTTCCAGGGCGACCTGGTGACCCTCCGCGGgaagcgccgccgcgaggCCGTCTGCTACGCCCACGCCGACGAGTCGTGCCCCGACGGCCGCGTCCGCCTCAGCCGCGGCGTCCGCGGCAACATCCACGTCCGCCTCGGTGACCTCGTCGCCGTCAAGCGCAGCCCCCACGTCGGCAACGCCAGGCGAGTGCTGGTACGCCCCTTCGAAGACTCCGTCAAGGGCATCTCCGGCGACCTCTTCCAACCCTACCTCCGAC CTTACTTCAAGGATGCGATGAGGCCGGTGAAGAAGGGCGACCGGTTCTTGGTGCGCGGGCTTATGCACGCCGTGGAGTTCAGGGTGGAGGACACGGACCCGGCCGACGAGTGCGTGATCGTCGCGAGGGATACGGAGGTGTTCTACGACAGCGAGAACCCGGTGAagagggaggacgacgagctgATCGACGGGCCGGGCtacgaggacgtcggcggcgtctGCAAGCAGCTGGCGCAGATCCGGGAGATGGTGGAGCTGCCGCTGCGCCACCCGAAGCTGTTCACCACGCTGGGCGTGCGGCCGCCCAAAGGGATCCTGCTGTACGGCCCGCCGGGCACGGGGAAGACGCTTCTGgcgcgcgccatcgccgccgagtCAGGCGCCCACTTCATCGTCGTGAACGGGCCGGAGATCATGGCGGGGGTGGCCGGGGAGAGCGAGGCGAACCTGCGGAAGGTGTTCGCCGAGGCGGACGAGCATGCGCCGTCGATCATATTCCTGGACGAGGTCGACTCAATCGCGCCCAACCGCGAGAAGGCGCACGGCGAGGTGGAGCGCCGCGTCGTGTCGCAGCTGCTCACCCTCATGGACGGCCTCCGTTCCCGCGGGCAGGTCGTCGTCATCGGCGCCACCAACCGCCCCAACAGCCTCGACCCGGCGCTCCGCCGCTTCGGCCGCTTCGACCGCGAGCTCGACATCGGCGTGCCCGACGAGGTCGGGCGCCTCGAGATCCTCCGCATACACACGAAGAACATGCCTCTGGCCGACGACGTCGACCTCGAGCGCGTCGGCAAGGACACCCACGGGTTCGTCGGCTCCGACATTGCCTCGCTGTGCTCGGAGGCGGCCATGCAGTGCATCCGCGAGAAGCTCGACCTGATGGACATCGAAGACGACACAATTAGCGTGGAGATCCTCAACTCCCTGACCGTCTGCATGGACCACCTCAGGTTCGCCGTGGAGGTCACAAAGCCTTCGGCCCTGCGCGAGACGGGGATCGTCGAGGTGCCCAAGGTGTCGTGGGACGACATCGGCGGCCTGGACGAGGTCAAGCAGGAGCTGCAGGAGACGGTGCAGTACCCGGTGGAGCACCCGGAGTTGTTCGACATGTTCGGcatgtcgccgtcgcgcggcGTGCTCTTCTACGGCCCGCCGGGGTGCGGCAAGACGATGATGGCCAAGGCCATCGCCAAGGAGTGCAGGGCGAACTTCATTAGCATCAAGGGGCCCGAGCTGCTCACCATGTGGTTCGGCGAGAGCGAGTCCAACATCCGGAATCTGTTCGACAAGGCGCGGCAGTCCGCGCCGTGCATTCTCTTCTTCGACGAGCTAGACTCCATCGCCGTCAAGCGCGGCAACAACGTCGGCGACGCTGGCGGCACGTCAGACCGCGTCCTGAACATGATTCTCACCGAGATGGATGGGATCAACAGCAAGAAGACGGTGTTCGTCATCGGCGCCACCAACCGGCCAGACATCATCGACCCGGCGATGCTCCGCCCAGGCCGGCTCGACCAGCTCATCTACATCCCGCTCCCCGACGCGCGGTCGCGGCTGGAGATCTTCAGGGCGAGCCTCCGCAACACGCCCATGTCCCGCCACGTCGACCTGCCGGCGATGGCGGAATCCACCGACGGGTTCAGCGGCGCCGATATCAAGGAGATCTGCCAGCGCGCGTGCAAGCTCGCCGTGCGCGAGGTCGTCGAGAAGAGCACCGTGGTCGGGAAGGCACTGGCCATGAAGGGCGCGGAGCTTAGAGTGGACCACTTCAAGAGCGCCATGAAGTACGCGAGGAAGAGCGTCAGCGACATCGACTTGATCAGATACGAGTTCTTTAAGCGTAAGTTCAGCGGCGGGGTCTCCCtctccgaggaggaggaggaggaggcgcaggCGCCAGTGGGAGAGCTGAAGGCAGTGATGGTGGAGGATGCCGACGGCTCTACGGACTCTTCGTCCTCCATGGACGACGAGGACATGCTGTACGGTTAG
- the LOC102704167 gene encoding mitochondrial pyruvate carrier 1-like translates to MATAAKAFWNSPVGPRTTHFWGPVANWGFVLAGLVDMNKPPEMISGNMTAAMCVYSGLFMRFAWMVQPRNYLLLACHASNESVQLYQLSRWARAHGYLENKGPEEQ, encoded by the exons atggcgacggcggcgaaggcgttcTGGAACAGCCCCGTCGGCCCCAGGACCACCCACTTCTGGGGCCCCGTCGCTAACTGGGGCTTTGTCCTCGCG GGATTAGTTGACATGAACAAGCCTCCTGAAATGATTTCTGGCAATATGACAGCAG CCATGTGTGTGTATTCAGGACTCTTTATGAGGTTTGCATGGATGGTACAACCCCGGAACTACTTGCTTTTGGCTTGCCACGCCTCCAACGAAAGTGTTCAGTTATATCAGTTATCTCGCTGGGCCAGGGCCCATGG GTACCTGGAGAATAAAGGGCCAGAGGAGCAGTAG
- the LOC102717642 gene encoding uncharacterized protein LOC102717642: protein MYATKPLSLFKSHPEAASQPPSEGRGSGYLVVKGPDDDGDDDETCCWGTCGGSRVRDLPFPQNRVLTVRYTEQHGESSTTYSDAVVFVPIPDQPLASNRYYAVVATGKYKGLVRACSREEDMTTFCFCRCINDAKPRPFDPADVYQQVEIVQRRRGRFTARSVAADGFPYFLYRKKYWRVYASKSKHFDLGEAPGLNAALRSRQLAGANNFLLEAFPAATTTTSPTAVGKWYTPFFLIKETGVAPPEQMDRATFYEVSLEQRWEPVHGDGFGKLEGKRVLIGGSVEGKQEASAGERHGDGYVWFRAVAGQRVGVSASLWERMLWEEYRGGWVDEHGEAGKFAAGGSVLVERFVVKRADGSVAVAVDFVHFNKVRESQV, encoded by the coding sequence ATGTACGCGACCAAGCCGCTCTCCCTCTTCAAGAGCCACCCGGAGGCGGCGTCCCAGCCGCCGTCGGAGGGCCGGGGCTCCGGCTACCTCGTCGTGAAGggccccgacgacgacggcgacgacgacgagacgtGCTGCTGGGGCACGTGCGGCGGGTCGCGCGTCCGCGACCTGCCGTTCCCGCAGAACCGCGTGCTGACGGTCCGGTACACGGAGCAGCACGGCGAGAGCAGCACGACGTACAGCGACGCCGTCGTGTTCGTCCCCATCCCCGACCAGCCGCTGGCGTCGAACCGGTACTACGCCGTCGTGGCCACCGGCAAGTACAAGGGCCTCGTCAGGGCGTGCTCCCGCGAGGAGGACATGACCACGTTCTGCTTCTGCCGCTGCATCAATGACGCCAAGCCGCGGCCGTTCGACCCCGCCGACGTGTACCAGCAGGTCGAGATCGTCCAGCGCCGGCGTGGGCGGTTCACGGCGaggtccgtcgccgccgacgggtTCCCCTACTTCCTCTACCGCAAGAAGTACTGGCGCGTGTACGCCTCCAAGTCGAAGCACTTCGACCTCGGCGAGGCGCCGGGCCTGAACGCCGCGCTCCGGTCGCgccagctcgccggcgccaacAACTTCCTCCTCGAGGCCttcccggcggcgacgacgacgacgtcgccaACGGCCGTCGGGAAATGGTACACCCCCTTCTTCCTCATCAAGGAGACCGGCGTCGCCCCGCCGGAGCAGATGGACCGAGCCACGTTCTACGAGGTGTCGCTCGAGCAGCGGTGGGAGCCcgtgcacggcgacggcttcgGGAAGCTGGAGGGCAAGAGGGTGCTCATCGGCGGGAGCGTCGAGGGGAAGCAGGAGGCCTCGGCTGGCGAACGCCACGGCGACGGGTACGTGTGGTTCCGCGCGGTTGCCGGCCAGAGGGTGGGCGTGTCCGCGAGCCTGTGGGAGAGGATGCTGTGGGAGGAGTACAGGGGAGGATGGGTCGACGAGCACGGGGAGGCCGGGaagttcgccgccggcgggtcGGTGCTGGTGGAGAGGTTCGTCGTGAAGCGGGCGGACGGCAGCGTCGCGGTCGCCGTCGACTTTGTGCACTTCAACAAGGTCAGGGAGAGTCAGGTCTGA